One segment of Amycolatopsis alba DSM 44262 DNA contains the following:
- a CDS encoding IclR family transcriptional regulator has translation MGQHSGIGVLDKAVAVLQAVAEDPCGLAELCTRTGLPRATAHRLAVGLEVHRLLRRGPDGRWRPGTALAELAGGSTDPLLDAASSVLPKLRDITGESVQLYRRDGVQRVCVSTAEPPSGLRDTVPIGSRLPMTAGSGAKVLAAWSDPHTQRTILSEAVYGERTLLEVRRRGWAQSVAEREPGVASVSAPVRDSTGTVVAAVSVSGPIERIGRKPGARWAADLLAAADALQERL, from the coding sequence GTGGGACAGCATAGCGGTATCGGAGTACTCGACAAGGCCGTGGCCGTGCTTCAGGCCGTGGCCGAAGATCCTTGTGGCCTGGCGGAACTGTGCACGCGGACCGGTTTGCCGCGCGCGACGGCGCATCGGCTCGCGGTCGGCCTCGAGGTGCATCGCCTGTTGCGCCGCGGCCCCGACGGACGCTGGCGGCCGGGAACGGCCCTCGCGGAACTGGCGGGCGGTTCGACCGACCCGCTGCTCGACGCGGCGAGTTCGGTGCTGCCGAAATTGCGCGACATCACCGGGGAAAGCGTTCAGCTCTACCGCCGCGACGGCGTCCAGCGCGTCTGCGTTTCGACCGCGGAACCGCCCAGCGGACTCCGTGACACGGTGCCGATCGGCTCAAGGCTGCCGATGACGGCGGGTTCCGGAGCGAAGGTGCTCGCCGCGTGGTCGGATCCGCACACGCAGCGGACGATCCTTTCCGAAGCCGTGTACGGGGAGCGCACCCTGCTCGAAGTCCGCCGCCGCGGCTGGGCCCAGAGCGTGGCCGAGCGGGAGCCGGGTGTGGCGAGTGTCTCGGCGCCGGTGCGGGATTCGACGGGCACCGTCGTCGCCGCGGTGTCGGTTTCCGGGCCCATCGAACGTATAGGGCGTAAACCGGGGGCGCGCTGGGCCGCGGACCTGCTCGCCGCCGCGGACGCGCTGCAAGAGCGCCTCTGA
- a CDS encoding right-handed parallel beta-helix repeat-containing protein, whose amino-acid sequence MTISTPGRALLVARRPGAYPTIGDALAEASDGAVITVEGGEYAETVELTGLRVTLAATDGASVVVDGRGADRPVFRSTGGALVLEGIEVLAGGASAIQSDDTELTVRRCTVSGGRGPAIAIRGTTAFTVTGCVISAAEQGILVDGSPGRIEDTTVEDVTGDGITLGQGADPVVAGCTVTGCGLRGVYVYQYARPVIEGCVISHTGHEGIAVAHHGAPVIRRCTVTGTRGPGIAFAAGCGGEISACRVADTAEPGIAIAEGATPTVSETADPGTAGNSALDEMLAELDGMIGLPEVKEEVRALVDELQVNEWRRRAGLPVGAAGHHLIFAGAPGTGKTTVARIYGKLLKALGVLPIGQFREVSRRDLVGQYIGHTAEKTATVFEEARGGVLFIDEAYTLSRLAGSGGDFGQEAIDTLVPLMEEHRDEVAVIVAGYTDEMVDFLAANPGLASRFGKTVEFGNYSPGELLAIFGRMAAAGDYELESGAAPVLTEHFRAVSGDVNFGNARDARLLFEKARTAQSQRLRLLGRMPVVEELRGLHVADVEAAISR is encoded by the coding sequence ATGACCATCTCGACTCCCGGCCGGGCCCTGCTGGTGGCGCGGCGGCCCGGCGCGTACCCGACCATCGGCGACGCACTGGCGGAGGCGTCCGACGGCGCCGTCATCACCGTCGAGGGCGGCGAATACGCGGAGACCGTCGAGCTGACCGGCCTGCGGGTGACACTGGCCGCGACGGACGGCGCCTCCGTCGTCGTCGACGGCCGGGGCGCCGACAGGCCCGTTTTCCGTAGCACCGGCGGAGCGCTCGTCCTCGAAGGGATCGAAGTACTGGCAGGCGGCGCGTCCGCGATCCAGTCCGACGACACGGAGCTGACCGTCCGGCGCTGCACCGTCTCCGGCGGGCGCGGACCGGCGATCGCGATCCGCGGCACGACGGCGTTCACCGTGACGGGCTGCGTGATCTCGGCGGCGGAGCAGGGGATCCTCGTCGACGGCTCGCCCGGCAGGATCGAGGACACCACCGTCGAAGACGTGACGGGGGACGGGATCACCCTCGGCCAGGGCGCCGATCCGGTCGTGGCAGGCTGCACGGTGACCGGCTGCGGGCTGCGCGGCGTTTACGTCTACCAGTACGCCCGGCCGGTCATCGAGGGCTGCGTGATCTCGCACACCGGTCACGAGGGGATCGCCGTTGCGCACCACGGGGCGCCGGTGATCAGGCGCTGCACGGTCACCGGCACGCGCGGTCCGGGGATCGCGTTCGCGGCAGGCTGCGGCGGCGAGATCTCCGCGTGCCGGGTCGCCGACACCGCGGAACCGGGGATCGCGATCGCCGAAGGCGCGACGCCGACCGTCAGCGAAACCGCGGATCCCGGCACGGCGGGGAACAGCGCCTTGGACGAGATGCTCGCCGAACTCGACGGGATGATCGGCCTTCCCGAGGTCAAGGAAGAGGTCCGCGCGCTGGTCGACGAGTTGCAGGTCAACGAATGGCGCCGCCGGGCCGGGCTGCCGGTCGGTGCCGCCGGGCACCATCTGATCTTCGCGGGCGCGCCCGGCACCGGGAAGACGACGGTCGCGCGGATCTACGGCAAACTGCTGAAGGCGCTGGGAGTCCTGCCGATCGGCCAGTTCCGCGAGGTGTCCCGCCGGGATCTCGTCGGGCAGTACATCGGGCACACCGCGGAGAAGACCGCGACCGTGTTCGAGGAGGCCAGAGGCGGCGTCCTGTTCATCGACGAGGCGTACACGCTTTCGCGGCTCGCCGGTTCCGGCGGCGACTTCGGCCAGGAGGCGATCGACACCCTGGTCCCGTTGATGGAGGAACATCGCGACGAGGTCGCGGTGATCGTGGCCGGGTACACCGACGAGATGGTCGACTTCCTCGCCGCCAACCCCGGTCTCGCGTCCCGCTTCGGCAAGACGGTCGAATTCGGGAACTACAGCCCCGGCGAACTGCTCGCCATCTTCGGGCGCATGGCGGCCGCGGGGGACTACGAACTCGAATCCGGCGCCGCCCCGGTGCTGACCGAGCATTTCCGGGCCGTTTCAGGGGACGTCAACTTCGGCAACGCGCGGGACGCGCGCCTGCTGTTCGAGAAGGCGCGCACGGCCCAGTCGCAACGCCTGCGGCTGCTGGGCCGGATGCCCGTGGTCGAAGAACTGCGCGGGTTGCACGTCGCGGACGTGGAGGCCGCCATCTCGCGATAA
- a CDS encoding sensor histidine kinase translates to MTTHSSADRLRRLRWTLTALFTVMNTVGLVLFAWLLITEDGEQGEERIDADLTQVTSSVSRLVAFDGTVDFGLVNTDVLNDRCPQFAILPGGAPAFQAHLSRVTCVPMSDQLLNGLATEAVRGGKLVQGHQKATDGAVVKVRAEPLRDGEGKAFAAVVAVQSTEAEDTAHTRFTLLVIGGTVLLVAVLGFAGHLLSGRSIRPAAAALQQQEVLLAETAHDLRTPVAALRALAETAMANPAQSAELLPRTVRLAARMGGIIDDLLVRARLAAGVEQLNIQPIWLDQLVVGVVEDTATEGAEVTVTAAPTKVNADPALLQRAIGNLLDNAVRYGRHPGAKAFVHLTVAGGTVTVADHGPGIDTTMADEAFDRFASTGGSSGLGLSIVRWVAQSHGGTLAVYNADEGGAIFELRFPVSTS, encoded by the coding sequence ATGACCACCCACTCCTCGGCCGACCGGCTGCGCAGGCTGCGCTGGACGCTGACCGCGTTGTTCACCGTGATGAACACCGTCGGGCTGGTCCTCTTCGCGTGGCTGCTCATCACCGAGGACGGCGAACAGGGCGAGGAACGGATCGACGCCGACCTCACCCAGGTCACGTCGTCGGTCAGCAGGCTGGTCGCCTTCGACGGCACCGTCGACTTCGGGCTGGTCAACACCGACGTCCTGAACGACCGCTGCCCGCAGTTCGCGATCCTGCCCGGCGGCGCGCCGGCGTTCCAGGCGCACCTTTCGCGGGTGACCTGCGTCCCGATGAGCGATCAGCTCTTGAACGGCCTCGCCACCGAGGCGGTCCGGGGCGGCAAACTGGTGCAGGGTCATCAAAAGGCGACCGACGGCGCGGTGGTCAAGGTCCGCGCCGAACCGTTGCGCGACGGCGAAGGCAAGGCGTTCGCCGCCGTGGTCGCGGTGCAGTCGACCGAGGCCGAGGACACCGCGCACACCCGGTTCACCTTGCTGGTGATCGGCGGCACCGTGCTGCTGGTCGCCGTCCTGGGTTTCGCGGGCCACCTGCTGTCCGGCCGCTCCATCCGGCCCGCGGCCGCGGCCCTGCAGCAGCAGGAGGTCCTGCTCGCCGAAACCGCGCACGACCTCCGGACCCCGGTCGCCGCCCTGCGCGCGCTCGCGGAAACCGCGATGGCCAACCCCGCCCAGTCCGCGGAACTGCTGCCGCGCACGGTGCGGCTGGCCGCGAGAATGGGCGGGATCATCGACGACCTTCTCGTCCGCGCCCGGCTCGCCGCGGGCGTGGAACAGCTGAACATCCAGCCGATCTGGCTCGACCAGCTGGTGGTGGGCGTGGTCGAGGACACCGCGACCGAAGGCGCGGAAGTCACCGTCACGGCAGCGCCCACGAAGGTCAACGCGGATCCCGCGCTCCTGCAACGCGCGATCGGCAACCTCCTGGACAACGCCGTGCGCTACGGCCGCCATCCGGGCGCGAAGGCGTTCGTGCACCTGACCGTCGCCGGTGGCACCGTGACCGTCGCGGACCACGGCCCCGGTATCGACACCACGATGGCGGACGAGGCTTTCGACCGGTTCGCCAGCACCGGCGGGTCTTCCGGGCTCGGGCTGTCCATCGTGCGGTGGGTCGCGCAGTCGCACGGCGGCACTCTCGCGGTCTACAACGCCGACGAGGGCGGCGCGATCTTCGAACTGCGGTTCCCGGTCAGTACTTCCTGA
- a CDS encoding DUF6177 family protein: protein MVEPVKEAVVFEQFRTVVPASPRLIEAAWTAVESGRTLQVVTAGHSEITYPLEKLLGEIRGEWVVRDDRGRHRDGLSGIPLTWDGGRYARDPGVPASPLGPAPDSGELEVRIAALHPDGEPLRLGKIVEAVATVLTGAGPAGWGVAEPATEPWSADDLAAFCRDRAPESSGLVFVGPGVTGRLGVSTVDGGVLEEIELSGPPAGTVRQEVIEALAGALAGLVRSMVVAAHPGRRDGLRTSTPTLPAVPYGVLIGHEILGKKKSLPDAEVRMLGSEGREAAWFRLDSGRRSPFEELDDVLRHFVGAAGQDTSP from the coding sequence GTGGTCGAACCGGTGAAGGAAGCGGTGGTCTTCGAGCAGTTCCGCACCGTGGTCCCCGCTTCCCCCAGGCTGATCGAAGCCGCGTGGACGGCCGTCGAGTCCGGGCGGACCCTGCAGGTGGTCACCGCCGGGCACAGCGAAATCACGTACCCGCTGGAAAAGCTGCTCGGGGAGATCCGCGGCGAGTGGGTGGTGCGCGACGACCGTGGGCGGCATCGCGACGGACTCAGCGGGATCCCGCTGACCTGGGACGGCGGCCGCTACGCGCGTGATCCCGGCGTACCTGCTTCTCCCCTCGGCCCCGCACCGGATTCGGGTGAGCTGGAGGTGCGGATCGCCGCTTTGCACCCGGACGGGGAACCGCTTCGGCTTGGCAAGATCGTCGAGGCCGTCGCGACGGTGCTCACCGGCGCCGGACCGGCGGGCTGGGGTGTCGCCGAGCCGGCGACGGAACCCTGGTCGGCGGACGACCTCGCCGCGTTCTGCCGGGATCGCGCGCCCGAATCGAGCGGTCTGGTCTTCGTCGGCCCCGGTGTCACCGGACGGCTTGGAGTGTCCACAGTGGATGGCGGCGTGCTCGAAGAGATCGAGCTCAGCGGCCCGCCTGCCGGAACGGTGCGGCAAGAGGTCATCGAGGCGCTGGCCGGGGCACTCGCCGGGCTCGTCCGGTCGATGGTGGTCGCCGCGCACCCCGGCAGGCGGGACGGCCTGCGGACCAGTACGCCGACCTTGCCCGCCGTGCCCTACGGCGTCCTCATCGGCCACGAGATCCTCGGCAAGAAGAAGTCACTTCCGGACGCCGAAGTGAGGATGCTCGGCTCCGAAGGCCGTGAGGCCGCCTGGTTCCGGCTCGACTCCGGCCGTCGATCCCCGTTCGAGGAACTCGACGACGTCCTGCGGCACTTCGTCGGCGCCGCGGGCCAGGACACAAGTCCGTGA
- a CDS encoding winged helix-turn-helix domain-containing protein — MRVLVTEDDENLRVALEFALRGDGFAVDTAADLPGADEALSVNAYDCAVFDRMLPSGDALRYVQNRRSAGWPLPVLFLTARDSVADRIDGLRVGGGDYLVKPFAMPELIARVRSLCRRDMAGQATILRCADVELDTGRHQIARAGVLLTVTRKEYLVMERLMAASGRPVSRRELIRYAWDEMADPASNVLDVVIARLRRKLKEPPLIHTVRGSGYRMAPVQPLVASP, encoded by the coding sequence GTGCGGGTGCTGGTGACCGAAGACGACGAAAACTTGCGGGTGGCGCTGGAATTCGCCCTGCGCGGCGACGGTTTCGCGGTGGACACCGCCGCCGACCTGCCCGGCGCCGACGAGGCGCTGTCGGTGAACGCCTACGACTGCGCGGTGTTCGACCGGATGCTGCCTTCGGGCGACGCGTTGCGGTACGTGCAGAACCGGCGCAGCGCGGGATGGCCGTTGCCGGTGCTGTTCCTGACCGCGCGCGACAGCGTCGCCGACCGGATCGACGGATTGCGAGTCGGCGGCGGAGACTACCTGGTCAAGCCGTTCGCGATGCCGGAACTGATCGCCAGGGTGCGCAGCCTGTGCCGCCGCGACATGGCGGGGCAGGCGACGATCCTGCGCTGCGCCGACGTCGAACTCGACACCGGCAGGCACCAGATCGCGCGGGCGGGCGTGCTGCTCACCGTGACCCGCAAGGAGTATCTCGTCATGGAACGGCTGATGGCCGCGTCCGGACGGCCGGTCTCGCGCCGGGAACTCATCCGCTACGCGTGGGACGAGATGGCGGATCCGGCGTCGAACGTACTGGACGTCGTGATCGCGCGGCTGCGGCGGAAGCTGAAGGAACCGCCGCTGATCCACACCGTACGAGGATCGGGCTACCGCATGGCACCCGTTCAGCCTCTGGTGGCAAGTCCGTGA
- a CDS encoding helix-turn-helix transcriptional regulator, protein MTVQTGQLSLVTGTGPGSDRAGLGELLAEATGEVLVMSTGTDTAFQRIALANVRPGVRHKVLFPDSARMSGALNRLSRAGAEVRTDAEVPMDALVIDRTSVVLPADGRQAGSAVFRLPGVVTATVGLFERIWQAAAPLVPLDLPDPEDASILTCREQELLTLLFSGTTDESAAARLGVSVRTVRRMVADIMNRLGARSRFQAGAKAVDRGWLMAKAG, encoded by the coding sequence ATGACCGTGCAGACCGGCCAGCTCAGCCTGGTCACGGGAACGGGCCCTGGAAGCGACCGGGCGGGGCTCGGCGAGCTGCTCGCGGAAGCGACCGGCGAAGTGCTCGTCATGAGCACGGGGACGGACACCGCTTTCCAGCGGATCGCGCTCGCGAACGTGCGCCCCGGTGTCCGCCACAAGGTGCTCTTCCCCGACTCCGCGCGGATGTCGGGGGCGCTCAACCGGCTTTCGCGGGCAGGCGCCGAGGTGCGGACCGACGCCGAGGTCCCGATGGACGCGCTGGTGATCGACCGGACCTCGGTCGTCCTGCCCGCGGACGGCAGGCAGGCCGGTTCCGCGGTGTTCCGGCTGCCCGGCGTGGTCACCGCGACGGTCGGGCTGTTCGAGCGGATCTGGCAGGCCGCCGCCCCGCTCGTCCCGCTGGACCTCCCGGATCCCGAGGACGCCTCGATCCTGACCTGCCGCGAGCAGGAGCTGCTGACGCTGCTCTTCTCCGGCACCACCGACGAATCCGCCGCCGCGCGGCTCGGCGTCTCGGTGCGCACGGTGCGCCGGATGGTCGCCGACATCATGAACCGGCTCGGCGCCCGCAGCCGGTTCCAGGCCGGCGCCAAAGCCGTCGACCGCGGCTGGCTGATGGCGAAGGCGGGCTGA
- a CDS encoding response regulator transcription factor, with translation MTRVMVVEDDENLRLALVTQLRSAGFAVDGAGDIATADRLLRGTHHDCVVLDRMLPDGDAIEYVHMRRQLGWRAPVLFLTARDALADRVAGFEHGGDDYLVKPFVMAELTERVANLCRRSAFDRPSVLHHEDLVMDCARREVRRAGVLLTLTNKEYAVLEYLLTRAGLPVQRADLIEHCWDAQADPMSNVVDVVVKRLRRKLKEPELIHAVRGLGYRLGTR, from the coding sequence ATGACACGGGTGATGGTCGTCGAAGACGACGAGAATCTGCGGCTCGCGCTGGTCACGCAGCTGCGATCGGCGGGTTTCGCCGTCGACGGCGCGGGAGACATCGCGACCGCGGACCGGCTGCTGCGCGGAACGCACCACGACTGCGTGGTGCTGGACCGGATGCTGCCGGACGGCGACGCCATCGAATACGTCCACATGCGACGGCAGCTGGGCTGGCGGGCACCGGTGCTGTTCCTCACCGCCCGCGACGCGCTCGCCGACCGGGTGGCCGGTTTCGAGCACGGCGGCGACGACTACCTCGTGAAACCGTTCGTGATGGCCGAGCTGACCGAGCGGGTGGCCAACCTCTGCCGCCGGTCCGCATTCGACCGGCCCTCGGTGCTGCATCACGAAGACCTGGTGATGGACTGCGCGCGGCGCGAGGTGCGCCGGGCGGGCGTGCTGCTCACGTTGACCAACAAGGAGTACGCGGTGCTCGAATACCTCCTGACCAGGGCCGGGCTGCCGGTGCAGCGGGCGGATCTGATCGAGCACTGCTGGGACGCGCAGGCCGATCCGATGTCCAATGTGGTCGACGTGGTGGTGAAGCGGTTGCGCCGCAAACTGAAGGAACCCGAACTGATCCACGCCGTCCGCGGGCTCGGCTACCGGCTGGGCACCCGATGA